The Plasmodium chabaudi chabaudi strain AS genome assembly, chromosome: 4 nucleotide sequence ATTACGCAACAGGTGGTGGCCCCTGAACCCGAACAGTCACTTGCTAAAGCTATACTAAATATTATTGAGGAAATTAAGCTTAATGATATTACCTTCATTTTCAACAGTGCTTACTTTGCATTATTGCCaacttaaatataaaattgtaagattacattatataaatactcATTTCAAACACAATgacttatatatatactagtAACCAAATacaaaacaatatatatattttagtaACTTGGAGTTAACATTAATATTacaataaacatatatagaGACTTAAACAAACAGTTTGaggaaattaaaaaacgaTAAacgttttaaaatttatattataaaccactaaaaaaagtaaaaaacaaatataattatgacaaaaataaaacactaaaaaaagtgaaaacAAGTAcaattattacataaaaatcatatttaattattatgttttaatatttgaaCAAGATTAATTCTATTAAATCttaattattgttttacaaatgttttttataattaaaaaaatattatattattgttactttatataaattaatttaattgcataaaaattaaatgaagatataaaaaaagctttatatatttgtagaaaaaaaatacaactatacaatttttttatgcctTTTTATACATGCAACTGATAAATGAAACGatgtttaaataatttatttcgcATCTTACATtgaagataataaaaaaatatttttattacgaatttttaatatatattttttgttgacTATTTAAGTTTTCTGGTTTTTGGTTAtattgaattatatatatcataatatgGCCACTTTAactgtttaaaaaaaaatatatatatatcaaccACAAATCTTATAAATTGATGGATAATAacttaatattatatttttgtggaaaataaataaaaggatgcaaaactatttatattaatacaaattaaaattttaataacaatatagaataatgaaataaagaaaggtaaatatttatggaaACGAAATAATTTcgtataatataattttttattgatatatgtttttcaggcattataaaaaatgctttcataaatttttattgggttataaataatgtcaCTTTGTCGAATATTGATTTATATTGGGGTATCtgcattttataattgcacattaaaatatataaaaatttatttcattaatattataaaatatatgtattaatcCGCCCATATTATAGCGTAGATGAGTTActtaaaatgaatatgattataattttgtaaatttatatgtataatgtTTATTACAGTTTTATCGGGgaaaatacaatttaaattaaaaaatgaggcatataaataagtgGTTTTGTTAAATCCAAATTTTCACAAATGGGtatattatgatatataatttaatacaaCCCTTAACCCTGACCCATTGAACCCTGAGagcattaatatataatttcaggaatttatttattgtaaaTAGTACTAtctgtttatattttatatgcatatttataaaatacacaattgtgcattttttatgtgttTTCTGTCTTataacttatttttatgtttgttCTATTATTGAtcattttacaaaatatatttgtatcaAACACAGTATATAGAGCAACATCTacatgaaaaattaatataaatacattataAATGAACCTATATTGCATATACAAAGTAGTAatcttattaatttaaGAAATCGGCTGTCTATTTTCCTTATGAAACACGTATATCCACTAACCAAtgctattatataaaaaacacaTATACACATCTAAATAGTGTTTTCCCACATGTttaagtaataataatggtcCATTTTAAATTGCTTCAacaacattttattttaaaaatggtaCTCAATACTAAATTTGAttcttcgtttttttgCCCTTAAAATTGCCTTACATATAAAGAAACagtaaatattaaataattattatttgaattgcccttttattaattataagaGCATAAAATCTAAGGTGTTTATAATTAGTTTTAATTGATATTGATTCACAAATTaacattatatacatacattcAAATTGCAGCTAAAATCATTATgtacaaatttaatttaaaaaaaatttgaaatagcaaaaaaaatatatataatataaaaagatataatatatttattattatcttttcttgtttttatttaaaaagttaatCTAAAATTCACATCTacgtttataaaaatacaaaacaataattaataaaaacattattaacgcacaatttttatttcattttccttttcatcTTATATTTCGTCTTCATCATTCTTTCTTAAATTACAAATCCAatcaataattttttttaaaatgtctTCATTTCCTGGTCTTCTCGTTGTATAATGATTCATACCATTAACAGtatataattctttatcattaacatttaatttattataaaacaaGATCATTCCAACATAAGAACACACACCATCATCTTTTGAatgaacaaataataaaggaaTATCTTTTGGCATATAATTAACATCACGATCCAATTTGATTGTTGCTTTTACGCATTCAGACCaccatttaaattttgatccattaatatttggtaatatataatgcttatatatattaccaAAACGCCCTAACTTTTTATACTGTGATTCTGACGAAATTTCTATATGAGGCATGACATAAGACATGAAGATGAATATggggaaaaaatattgccAAAATGATTTGTTTTCAGAATCCAATATTGATTTTACTCTCACCATACCAGATATAGATACGCAAcctttaatatttaatttatctaAATAATCAGATCGTCCTTTATGGTTGCCACTAGCACATGAATTATCGAAATCATAATCATTAGAATTATTCATATCATACATACCATTACCAATTTCATTAATATCATTAGAGCTGCATAACATagtttttgattttttatatttatttgagtTTTTAGCCTTAATTCtatcttctttttctttctttaaTAATTGTAATATCCTTAAGGCAATATTTGCTCCCATCGAATAAccaataatatacataggaattcttttttttttagttgtCGCTATATTATGAGATCcgtcatttttttgattatcACTTGAGGTTTCATTGTAAATTTGATTCATATATTGTATTACATCATCAACTAAATCATCAAAACAATTAAAAGTGACTCTTAATTTTCCCAATGATTGTGATCCCCCATGTCCTTGCAAATCTAGCGCGTATACTGAATAACTATTTtgattaaatttttcaatCCAACTatctttataaatatagtaaTTATTATCGCCTACTACTAAGCCTTCATTGTTATTtgacatttttaaattttttctcATAAAATTTGCTCGAGTATGGGTTTCGAATCCATGtattaacaatatatttcctATAGGGTTTTTAACTATCCACGCgtatgtttttaaaagtaaaccatttttattacataacCAACCTATCTTAGGATCGCCATCTAAATTACATGTTGTATTTcttaattcattattattcaatTCAACTCCTTCTATCACCATTATTatggaatataataatccatgatacaattaaaaatatatattttttatagacaaaatatatgcatataaattattaacacaaaaatatattatactaaTCGTATTATGATtgtatacaaatttatatatgcaaactCTACATACATATTGCATCAgtatcaaataatattaatataaatgcatgtatatcataataatataacaaatcgtaaataaattacaagaaatagaaaaaatgtataattatAGTTCTTTATCTTATTTTAGAAGTTTTTTCGAGATTTTATGCAATCAGATGAAATTGCAAttaatgtaataaaattaatacaaattattatatattgttttccggtattttttttttttaattttcttaATTTCAATAGTTCAAATTTGGtctaagaaaaatatatatatttaaaatatataattgttatatattatttttttattaataaataacgATTTGTATAATGCTttcacataaaaaatattaatgataaaatgcaatatatatatagtatatttatttataaaagcaccgaaaaaaaacgacaaccaaaaaatgtttttttatttttacgtcgatataataacaagtatatttaaattggtttcaataaaaaaaatatatatattattaatataattttttaattataacaagtataaaatataattatctctagaaagaaatattattaaagatGTAATACTTTTAGTACTGCTAATGATTTATGGCATTAATTATGCATTATAAGAAAatctataaaaatgtttacatcttttttttatttaaagtaATAAACGTTTTATTTACCTCAAAATTATTGTCTACAATTAATAACATATTGCTAAAATTTATGATATAACTTTAACCGTAAACTTTACAAGAGGGTATAAAAAGTTAATTTGTTCACTTTAtgtgtttataatttagactattatcataatagaatcaatatatttactattatatttagCATTAATTagcataataaaaactatTCAAAATATCGGAAAAAAacagtatatatttttttaaatattctcaaaatgtataaatatagtgTTTTATGGGTTATTTCtcgtaatatttttaattatcaaggcacaaaaaaacaaatgtgCTTATACATCTATTATTCAACATTTgcctatatattataaaccCTAAAATTAtggtatattttatcataaaaatgtatgttatatagaatatccaaaaaatatacttcttaaaaatatatttgcattatcatataaaatatattaaattacgTATGAGGAATGTTATTAATTAAGAACGAAGATAATTAGACACAAAGTAGCAAATAAAATGCTTAATAAGTGTTTTTTCGCTATGctttacattttatattttgttttgggGAACCCATATTTTGGGTCAGGGTTCTGTACTATGggttataattttgtttcatGGAATCTATGTTTTGGTTAgggttatatttttattaattttttataatttgattatatttattggtCTGTAAATGttgattaaatatatgtatcatCCCCGTAGTTTAACCACGAGATGAATCTCAAAAGTCCAAATATGCAACCAAAAAAGGGATATAGTCATTAATATGAATGGGGTCACATATCGCGCATTTTCAtaaagtataatatatataattgagTGTTAATATTGATTCAATAtgattaaaataaaatatttatattgcatatattaatatagaCAATGGCTATATATGAAATCGCATTGtgttttatcataattatc carries:
- a CDS encoding lysophospholipase, putative; the encoded protein is MVIEGVELNNNELRNTTCNLDGDPKIGWLCNKNGLLLKTYAWIVKNPIGNILLIHGFETHTRANFMRKNLKMSNNNEGLVVGDNNYYIYKDSWIEKFNQNSYSVYALDLQGHGGSQSLGKLRVTFNCFDDLVDDVIQYMNQIYNETSSDNQKNDGSHNIATTKKKRIPMYIIGYSMGANIALRILQLLKKEKEDRIKAKNSNKYKKSKTMLCSSNDINEIGNGMYDMNNSNDYDFDNSCASGNHKGRSDYLDKLNIKGCVSISGMVRVKSILDSENKSFWQYFFPIFIFMSYVMPHIEISSESQYKKLGRFGNIYKHYILPNINGSKFKWWSECVKATIKLDRDVNYMPKDIPLLFVHSKDDGVCSYVGMILFYNKLNVNDKELYTVNGMNHYTTRRPGNEDILKKIIDWICNLRKNDEDEI